In Fimbriimonadaceae bacterium, the genomic window ACCGATCATGTTCTCCGTAACGAAGACGGGCATGTGCTTCATGCCGTTGTGGACGGCGAACGTGTGCCCGATCATCTCCGGCGTGATCGTCGACCGCCTAGACCAAGTCTTGACAATCTTCTTCTCGTTCTTGTCGTTCATCTCGTTCACCTTTTTCATCAGGTGATCGTCGACGAAGAATCCCTTTTTGATGCTGCGTGCCATAAGTTCAGGTTTAGAGTTGCCTGCCGTTACCGGCGGAAGGCGTTACTTCTTGTTTCGCCTCCTGACGATAAATCGATTGGTGCGCTTGTTCGAGCGAGTTTTCTCGCCAAGCGCCTTGTTGCCCCATCGGTCGACCGGACCCTTCTTGCGTCCAACCGGCGACTTGGCTTCGCCACCACCATGTGGGTGGTCGCGTGGTGATTTGACCACGCCGCGAACGTGCGGTTTACGGCCGAGGCCGCGATTTTTGCCTGCCTTGCCGATCTGCTCGTTCTCATGGTCGGAATTGCCGACCTCGCCAACCGTGGCGCGGCAAGTGTAATGGACCATTCGCATCTCACCGCTCGGAAGGCGGAGGGTAACGTACGTTCCTTCCTTGGCCATCACCTGAGCGGCAGCGCCGGCGGAGCGGACGATCTGTCCGCCGCGCTTGGGGCTGAGCTCGATATTGTGGAC contains:
- the rpsS gene encoding 30S ribosomal protein S19; the encoded protein is MARSIKKGFFVDDHLMKKVNEMNDKNEKKIVKTWSRRSTITPEMIGHTFAVHNGMKHMPVFVTENMIGHKLGEFVPTRTYRGHGGSLPERGLKLK